From the genome of Argentina anserina chromosome 4, drPotAnse1.1, whole genome shotgun sequence, one region includes:
- the LOC126790399 gene encoding transcription factor bHLH148-like has translation MASTLISNPVATSDRPRDSSRIQQRNKKKKKLQPKHEQPHHLQPLPSHAKWKSPAQQHLYSSKLLQALHHVDPTTSSSSTCPPPPPRGRAVREAADRVLAAAAKGRTRWSRAILTNRLKIKFRQHRKQSAAAASAAGVGRLKKQKFSVLRLKGKGLPAVQRKVRVLGRLVPGCRKQPLPVILEEATDYIAALEMQVRAMSRLTQLLSVSGAGGSSSSPPPS, from the coding sequence ATGGCATCAACTCTGATCTCGAATCCCGTAGCCACCTCCGATCGTCCCCGCGACTCTTCTAGAATACAACAAcgcaacaagaagaagaagaagctccaACCCAAACACGAGCAACCCCACCACCTCCAACCTCTGCCCTCCCACGCCAAGTGGAAATCCCCAGCCCAGCAGCATCTCTACTCCTCCAAGTTGCTCCAGGCCCTCCACCACGTCGACCCCACcacctcttcttcctccacctgtcctcctcctccccccCGCGGTCGCGCCGTCCGCGAGGCTGCCGACCGCGTCCTGGCCGCCGCCGCCAAGGGGAGGACCCGCTGGAGCCGCGCCATTCTCACCAACCGCCTCAAGATCAAGTTCCGCCAGCACCGGAAGCAGAGCGCCGCCGCCGCCTCGGCTGCCGGTGTCGGAAGATTGAAGAAGCAGAAGTTTAGCGTTTTACGGCTGAAGGGGAAGGGATTGCCGGCTGTGCAGAGGAAGGTGCGGGTGCTCGGCCGGTTGGTTCCCGGCTGCCGGAAGCAGCCGCTGCCGGTGATTCTGGAGGAGGCGACAGATTATATTGCGGCCTTGGAGATGCAGGTCCGGGCTATGAGCCGGCTGACGCAGCTGCTTTCCGTCTCCGGCGCCGGCGGATCAAGTTCTTCGCCGCCGCCGAGTTGA